ACTCCACATTTTTGTTCACCTTTGTTCAACAAAGAACCCTTTTTATTCTGATCGTTGGAAAACCACGCACACCTCAGCTTCACCCGCCTGCAGGATGAACGTTCTTCCCAGCCCGCTGGTGAGGGGAAGGGACCCGTCGCTGGCTCTCTGTGGCCCCAACTCTCTCCAGCAGGACTTCTCCAGGTGTCCAGCAGGCCTGGGCTCTGGCTCCAGGCTCAGCATGAGCCCAGGGGCCATGGGTGGGCTCCAGGGGCCCCACAGAGCCACCAAGCCCCAGAGAGAGCTGAGCCCGGAAGAGCAGCAGGAACTGAGGAGGAAGATCAACAgccgggagaggaagaggatgcagGATCTGAACGTGGCCATGGACGCCTTGAGGGAGGTCATGGTGCCTTACGCCTCCtcgccttcctcctctccctcctcctcctccacctcctcctctccgtcctcCGTCGGTTCACACTCCCACCAGGCGGGGGCTCCACCCGGCCGCAGGCTCTCCAAGATCTCCACCCTAGTCCTGGCCCGCAACTACATCCTCCTGCTGGGCTCCTCGCTGCAGGAGATGCGCAGGTTGctgggggaggtgagtgtgggggtgggggtgggggtgaacgCCGGGCCCGTCCCCCGGCTCCTGCTGGGGGGGTGGCCCCTCCTCACCGGCCCCAGCCAGCTCCTGCTCTCCCCAgagtccctcctcacctccgcttcctcctcctcctcctcggtcaagtgccccctgctgccccctggtCCCCTGGAGACCCCCATGGTGCCCCTGCAGTGGGGGGGCTCTGGAGGTCCGGGCGGGGGCCCCCTCTGCTCCTGCGGGGTCTGCAGGCTCCCTCGGTTCAGCCATGCCGTCTCAGGACCCAGGTTCCCCAAATGACAGAGCATGTGTGATGAGCTTGGCACTCTCCGAGACTCGTCCAACTGAACATTCTCGACGTCTCGCATACATATTTGCTATTTTTATATGAGTTGATGTTGTCTCCTGTCTTTAACATTTTCAATGGTTTGTTGTATAGTTTTTGCCATATCGATTTAGCAAATAACAGATCTCTTTTTGAATCTCGCAATGTTTCCTTTCTCTGTCATTTGTTCGAGAGAAACAGCACAGCAAACGTAGTGTCTTTTATCGTTTTTATGCCAACCTGAATTTTTACATGGCCCAGTATGTCATGAGTGTTAAACTCTGTctcttagcgtgtgtgtgtgtcagcgtgtgaatgtgtgtcagcgtgtgtgtgtgttcgtgtgtgtgtcagtgcgtctCCTTCTGAACAAGTGACCCCAGCCGCTCCACCTCTCCTGTCTTTGTCGTCTCCTTTCTcctggcagacagacaccagcGGGGATCACAACAATGGCTGAAACACTTCTGATCCATAAGGAGAGGCAAGTTGAGAAGTTGCTTACAAcgaccccagcctcccccaagccacagcccccccgccccaccctaAGCACCGCAAATAGTGAAACAGTCCTCTTCTAGGCAATGTTGTCACCTCCGCCGAATGGCCCATTCATCGGCCAACAAGCGAAAGATCAAAACCTTCCAATGTAATTACAACCCCTTGAAGAAGAGGACGCCTTTTGATTacttcaccccccaccccccatcccctctcctttcgCCGTCTTTAATCAAATTCTTgatgtttctctctgtgttaaAGGCCTCCGACGGGTGGCCTTGTGGGCTCTCATTACACTGGCGGACACAATACGTTCAAACGCACATAAAATGTGTCTCCCTGAATAGGGGAGTTCGTTTGCGGTGCGAAACTCGCCTCTCCTCTGGAAGAAAAGCAGGCAGCTTCATTTAACCGTGGGGGGATAAGAGGTGGGGTGATGAGGATTCAGGGAAACAGGGACTTCTGGAAACCCAGGCCCTTAGCCAAGCCCacatgaataataataatgaaaataatCATAATCATAATGATGATAAAATACTCAAAATAATTGCCGCCTCGGAAGGGGATTACGGGGGGAGATAGTGTGAATGGTGGTGGACGTCTGAAAAGGAGGGAATATGCTTCGCATCGCGGAGAACAAAAGGAACACCAGAAGCCATTAAGTGAGATTAAGCCTAATAGGGCTTGATTTTTCTTACaaggaaaagggaggagggagggaagggtggcgtgaaggaggagaggagagggggagagagggactgtcggacggagagggagagatcaaaGTGAGAAGGGGAAGCCAGCTTCGAACCTGGCTGCTTTCATTTACATATAGCTGCTTTATGTCTCTCCTCGCCTGTAAAGGATTAGTCACCTTGCTATTTTCTTCTCTCGCTTTCCCCCCACTCCTCTGGGTATTGTAGTACCTAACGCTCCTTTCCCAGCActatcttcctccccctctcccctggat
This window of the Osmerus eperlanus unplaced genomic scaffold, fOsmEpe2.1 SCAFFOLD_317, whole genome shotgun sequence genome carries:
- the olig1 gene encoding oligodendrocyte transcription factor 1; translation: MNVLPSPLVRGRDPSLALCGPNSLQQDFSRCPAGLGSGSRLSMSPGAMGGLQGPHRATKPQRELSPEEQQELRRKINSRERKRMQDLNVAMDALREVMVPYASSPSSSPSSSSTSSSPSSVGSHSHQAGAPPGRRLSKISTLVLARNYILLLGSSLQEMRRLLGEVSVGVGVGVNAGPVPRLLLGGWPLLTGPSQLLLSPESLLTSASSSSSSVKCPLLPPGPLETPMVPLQWGGSGGPGGGPLCSCGVCRLPRFSHAVSGPRFPK